The region TTTCACCTGTGATTTAATTTCATTATTTTTTAAACATCATCTCTCTTAATTCGTTTCCAACAATTTCAATTTTTTCATCTCTACATCTTTTTCTCATTGTTTTTAAAATTGGATATCCAGCTTGCCCTTCTAAAATAAAGTCTTTTGCAAATTTTCCATTTTGAATATCCTCTAAAACCTCTCTCATATTCTCTCTACTTTCTTTAGTTATGATTTTCTTTCCTGTTACATAGTCTCCATACTCTGCAGTATTAGAAATTGATTCTCTCATAGCTGCAAACCCTTTTGAATAGATTAAATCTACAATTAACTTCATCTCATGAACACATTCAAAATATGCTAATTTCTCATCATACCCAGCATTTAAAAGAGTTTCGTACCCTGCTTTCATAAGTTCTACTAATCCTCCGCATAAAACTGCTTGCTCTCCAAATAAATCTGTTTCTGTTTCCTCTTTAAAAGTTGTCTCTAAAACTCCCAGGTTTAAACAAACTCCTTTTGCCCAATCTTTAGCAAGTTGGAGAGTTTCCTTTGAAGGATCTTGATAAACAGAGATTAAAGCTGGAACTCCCTCTTTTTCTAAGAATTTGTCTCTAACTTTATGTCCTGGAGATTTTGGAGCTACCATAAACACATTTAAATCTTCTCTAGGATCAATTTGAGAATAATGAATATTGAAACCATGGGCAAATCCTAAAAAAGCCCCCTTTTTTAACCCATCCTTTAAATATTCTCTATATAATTCAGGCTGATTTTCATCTGGAACTAAAAGCATTGCAACATCTGCTACTTTAGCTGCCTTTTCTAAATTTAAAACTTCAAAACCATCCTTCCTTGCTTTTTCACAACTTCTACTATCCTCTCTCAAAGCCACACTTACGTTATATCCAGAATCCTTTAAATTTAAAGCATGTGCATGTCCTTGCGATCCATAACCGAAAACTACTACCTTTTTATTTAATAAACTCATATTAACTCCTCCTGTATTTTATATTTTTTATTTTTAAACTCCTAAACCTCTAGTCATTGCTGAAACTCCTGTTCTTGCAATTTCTAAAATATTAAAATTTTTAACTAATTTTAAAAATCCATCAATTTTTCCTATGTCCCCTGTTATTTCAATTATTAAACTTTCTAAACCTACATCTACAACAGAACCTCTATAAATATCTAAAATTTGTAATAGCTCTTGTCTGCTCTTGGAATCTACCTGAACTTTAACTAAAACTAACTCTCTTAAAACACTTTCTTTTGAGAAAGATTTTATAAATTCCACATCAAAAAGTTTTTCCGCTTGAACAATAACTTGATTCAAAGTATAATCATCCCAAAATCCAGTTATTGTCATTCTCACTGTTTCTTCTGGATATCCCTCTCCTGCAGTTATATTTTCTATATTTATTCCCCTTTTTTGAAAAAGTCCTGAAATTTTATTTAAAACTCCCGGTTTGTTTTTCATAACTAATAAAATTCTTTTAGCTTCCAAATTTTATTCACCCCCAATTGTATGTTCAAAAGATTTTCCAGCTGGTATTATTGGATATACATTGTGTTCATAAGACATTTGAATATCTACTAAATATGGATTATCATCCTCTAAAATATCTTTTAGTCTTTTTAGATTATGAATATTTTCTATTTTTTCTCCCTCTACATAGTGAGCATTAGCTAATTTTACAAAATCTGGATTTATATCTAATATTACACTAGAATATCTTTTATTATTAAAAAGTTCTTGCCACTGCTTTACCATTCCAAGAGCTCCATTATTAAAAATAAGAACTTTTACAGGTAAGTTATACTGGGCTAATAGTATTAGTTCCTGTTGATTCATTTGAAAGCCCCCATCTCCTAAGATAGCAATAACTTTTTTATCTGGATTGGCAACTTTAGCTCCAATAGCTGCAGGTAGTCCATACCCCATA is a window of Candidatus Cetobacterium colombiensis DNA encoding:
- the ilvC gene encoding ketol-acid reductoisomerase, with product MSLLNKKVVVFGYGSQGHAHALNLKDSGYNVSVALREDSRSCEKARKDGFEVLNLEKAAKVADVAMLLVPDENQPELYREYLKDGLKKGAFLGFAHGFNIHYSQIDPREDLNVFMVAPKSPGHKVRDKFLEKEGVPALISVYQDPSKETLQLAKDWAKGVCLNLGVLETTFKEETETDLFGEQAVLCGGLVELMKAGYETLLNAGYDEKLAYFECVHEMKLIVDLIYSKGFAAMRESISNTAEYGDYVTGKKIITKESRENMREVLEDIQNGKFAKDFILEGQAGYPILKTMRKRCRDEKIEIVGNELREMMFKK
- the ilvN gene encoding acetolactate synthase small subunit, translated to MEAKRILLVMKNKPGVLNKISGLFQKRGINIENITAGEGYPEETVRMTITGFWDDYTLNQVIVQAEKLFDVEFIKSFSKESVLRELVLVKVQVDSKSRQELLQILDIYRGSVVDVGLESLIIEITGDIGKIDGFLKLVKNFNILEIARTGVSAMTRGLGV